A single window of Pontibacillus chungwhensis DNA harbors:
- a CDS encoding anti-sigma factor, which produces MPKQCDRLIDYISGELQGEEKRAFEAHLEECDECREEVEEMESLMEELPYASEPVEPPKEMKSRVLANVFEGEQIETDTNVAHKEEYKEENVASLTTHKQEKRVKKPWTTLLAAGLLLSLSGNVYSFLATEDGATSNVEESIDEVSKKVTLSGQQEALASASIIKQQDNMTLVVEAQQMGRLQGDEVYQVWLINGETPYRAGSFVTNQNGEGAVAFSLSRLEAQGDFDTIAITKEPDATSKTPQGDIIVSSEL; this is translated from the coding sequence ATGCCTAAACAATGCGACCGATTAATTGACTATATAAGCGGAGAACTACAAGGGGAAGAAAAACGTGCATTTGAAGCCCATTTAGAAGAGTGTGACGAATGTCGTGAGGAAGTAGAAGAAATGGAAAGTCTTATGGAAGAATTGCCATATGCATCAGAACCAGTAGAGCCCCCGAAAGAAATGAAAAGCAGGGTGTTAGCGAATGTTTTTGAGGGGGAACAAATAGAAACAGATACGAATGTAGCGCATAAAGAAGAGTATAAAGAGGAAAATGTAGCATCGCTCACGACTCATAAACAGGAAAAACGTGTCAAGAAACCTTGGACTACGCTACTAGCGGCTGGATTGTTGTTGTCCCTATCTGGAAATGTTTATTCCTTCTTGGCAACTGAAGATGGAGCAACGTCAAATGTCGAAGAAAGTATCGATGAAGTATCAAAGAAAGTAACGTTGTCTGGGCAACAAGAGGCGTTGGCTTCGGCTTCGATTATTAAACAACAAGATAATATGACTCTTGTAGTAGAAGCTCAGCAGATGGGACGTTTACAGGGAGATGAAGTGTACCAAGTATGGCTCATTAATGGAGAGACTCCATACCGAGCGGGGAGCTTTGTGACCAATCAAAATGGGGAAGGAGCTGTAGCCTTCTCATTAAGTCGTTTAGAAGCTCAAGGCGATTTTGATACCATTGCCATAACAAAAGAACCAGACGCTACGAGCAAGACTCCTCAAGGGGACATTATCGTATCTTCAGAGTTATAG
- a CDS encoding copper amine oxidase has translation MNMKKALVTVPLSFSLLLPTTASIVNADEHSQSKPTVMTEAVELRASLDRLLSEHAYLAVETMRKGAEGASDFEASANALSSNTEDLSKAIGSVYGEEAGDQFKQMWSDHIGYFVDYVKATGNDDAEAKEAAIQELNDYRKDFSQFLETATGERLEAGKLAEGLQMHVKQLIGAFDSYVAGDYEKAYEYERKAIEHMYGVSKGLSSAIVDQYPDKFNGTKAVTPAADLRSTLDHLMSEHAGLAMMAMQNGIDGSDDFKASTEALNNNTDDLAAAISSIYGEEAGQQFKKMWTNHIGHFVDYVKATGAEDKEKKQQALDALDQYRQDFSMFLEKATEGELKSETLAKNLQSHVDYLITTFDQYADEDYDMAYETLRESYGHMFGAAKALSSGFVNHQPEKFQADMPSEMPDTGMGGSQASNDFTWIILSVLAMLAGTAIFARKQSQNQ, from the coding sequence ATGAATATGAAAAAAGCACTTGTAACTGTCCCTTTAAGTTTCTCTTTACTACTACCAACCACGGCGAGCATTGTGAATGCGGATGAACATAGTCAATCTAAACCAACTGTTATGACAGAGGCCGTTGAACTAAGAGCATCTTTAGACCGTCTGTTAAGTGAACATGCTTATTTAGCAGTTGAAACGATGAGAAAAGGAGCAGAAGGGGCTTCAGATTTTGAGGCATCCGCCAATGCGTTAAGCAGTAATACCGAAGATTTATCAAAAGCGATCGGTTCTGTATATGGGGAAGAAGCAGGAGATCAATTCAAACAAATGTGGTCCGACCATATTGGCTATTTCGTTGATTATGTGAAAGCAACAGGAAATGATGATGCTGAAGCAAAAGAAGCAGCCATTCAAGAATTAAACGACTATCGTAAAGATTTCTCTCAGTTCTTAGAAACAGCGACAGGGGAACGATTAGAAGCAGGTAAGCTTGCAGAAGGCTTACAAATGCATGTCAAACAACTAATCGGAGCATTTGATAGTTATGTAGCTGGTGACTATGAGAAAGCTTACGAATATGAACGAAAAGCAATTGAACATATGTACGGGGTAAGTAAAGGACTTTCGAGTGCCATTGTAGACCAATATCCGGACAAATTTAATGGAACGAAAGCAGTAACGCCAGCAGCAGATCTTCGTTCAACACTTGACCACCTCATGTCTGAACACGCTGGACTTGCTATGATGGCCATGCAGAACGGAATTGACGGCTCAGATGATTTTAAGGCTTCAACGGAAGCGTTAAATAACAATACAGATGACCTGGCTGCTGCGATCAGTTCAATATACGGAGAAGAAGCTGGGCAACAATTTAAGAAGATGTGGACGAATCATATCGGACACTTTGTTGACTATGTAAAAGCTACAGGTGCAGAGGATAAGGAGAAGAAACAACAAGCGCTAGATGCTCTCGATCAATATCGCCAGGACTTCTCCATGTTCTTGGAGAAAGCAACAGAAGGTGAATTAAAATCGGAAACATTGGCGAAAAACTTACAAAGTCATGTTGATTACCTGATTACAACCTTTGATCAATATGCTGATGAAGATTACGATATGGCGTACGAGACGCTTCGTGAATCCTATGGTCACATGTTTGGAGCAGCCAAAGCATTATCTTCTGGTTTCGTCAATCACCAACCAGAGAAGTTCCAAGCTGATATGCCTTCAGAAATGCCTGATACAGGGATGGGCGGCTCTCAAGCTTCCAACGACTTCACTTGGATTATTCTTTCTGTGCTAGCGATGTTAGCAGGAACAGCCATCTTCGCTCGGAAGCAGTCACAAAACCAATAA
- a CDS encoding winged helix-turn-helix transcriptional regulator, with protein MEDSSLCPRFEKAVGIISQRWNALIIYQLLAGPQRNHEIKDAIGISGRLLSERLKDLEAEGIINREVYAETPVRIEYSLTEMGHSLKPLMRDIKAWADEWLDIPDQKQCEK; from the coding sequence GTGGAAGACTCTAGTTTATGCCCAAGATTTGAAAAAGCTGTCGGAATCATTAGCCAGCGCTGGAATGCACTTATTATTTATCAATTATTAGCTGGGCCGCAGCGAAACCATGAAATTAAAGACGCGATTGGAATTAGTGGACGTTTGCTATCTGAACGATTGAAAGATTTGGAAGCTGAAGGCATTATTAACCGAGAGGTATATGCTGAAACTCCTGTAAGAATTGAGTATTCTCTAACAGAAATGGGACATTCTTTAAAACCTTTAATGAGGGATATTAAAGCATGGGCCGATGAGTGGTTGGACATCCCAGATCAAAAACAGTGTGAAAAGTAA
- a CDS encoding DoxX family protein gives MKHKHQQLGVLFLRLFLGFTVFIHGLTKFKIGMGNTSIALETLTIPMSLLYSIGVIEVMGGILLMIGFKVRVVASVVAVLMLLSITQLKLTIGFLGNSQMAGFELDLALLSIAAFLALDGKTPFAIENITFQADECYECPEV, from the coding sequence ATGAAGCATAAACATCAACAACTAGGCGTATTATTTTTGCGTCTGTTCTTAGGCTTTACCGTGTTTATTCATGGTCTTACGAAATTTAAAATTGGGATGGGGAATACCTCGATTGCTCTCGAGACATTAACGATTCCCATGTCGTTGCTATATTCAATTGGCGTTATCGAAGTTATGGGAGGGATCCTCTTGATGATTGGGTTTAAAGTTCGAGTGGTAGCTTCTGTGGTGGCTGTGCTCATGCTGCTCTCGATTACGCAATTGAAACTAACAATTGGATTTTTAGGGAATAGTCAAATGGCAGGCTTTGAATTAGATCTCGCTCTATTATCGATTGCTGCCTTTCTTGCACTCGATGGAAAGACGCCTTTTGCTATTGAGAATATTACATTTCAAGCTGATGAGTGTTACGAATGTCCGGAAGTATAA
- a CDS encoding YihY/virulence factor BrkB family protein, translated as MKSFMSYIKELKNKFLENNTPILAAAQAYYYLLAIVPLLILMLSILPYLQIDPDQAIDFMGSMIPDETMSIFKEQIISLVDSPKGGLLTVGIIGTLWSASSGVMAFIKSANLAYDVEETRSFIKVRLLSIILTLGMIIAIAVALILPVFGDLIIQGINEALQLPEQSVLLFQFLRWAIGILVMTGILMALYHFAPNKSYPFKHILPGAMITAILWQVISLAFSFYVSNFGNYSATYGSLGGIIILLLWFFLTGLILMIGAEINVIYHKRHSSSSTDSTFSA; from the coding sequence TTGAAGTCATTTATGAGTTATATAAAAGAACTTAAAAACAAATTTCTAGAAAACAATACACCAATACTGGCTGCTGCACAAGCTTATTATTATCTGTTAGCAATCGTCCCTCTACTTATTTTAATGCTCTCGATCCTTCCATACTTACAGATTGATCCCGATCAAGCGATCGATTTTATGGGAAGTATGATTCCAGACGAGACCATGAGCATATTTAAAGAACAGATTATCAGCCTAGTGGACTCTCCTAAAGGAGGATTATTGACTGTTGGTATTATCGGTACCCTTTGGTCTGCCTCCTCTGGCGTCATGGCTTTTATAAAATCTGCTAACTTGGCTTATGATGTAGAAGAAACAAGGTCCTTCATTAAAGTCCGATTATTATCGATTATTCTCACTCTTGGTATGATTATCGCCATTGCTGTTGCACTTATTCTGCCTGTATTTGGTGATTTAATTATTCAGGGGATTAACGAAGCCCTACAGCTACCTGAACAATCCGTATTATTGTTCCAGTTTCTTAGGTGGGCGATTGGAATACTCGTCATGACTGGTATTTTAATGGCTTTATATCATTTTGCACCGAATAAAAGCTATCCATTTAAACACATTTTACCCGGGGCGATGATTACAGCGATACTCTGGCAAGTGATATCCCTTGCATTCTCTTTCTATGTAAGCAACTTTGGTAACTACTCCGCTACTTATGGTAGTTTAGGTGGCATTATTATCTTACTACTGTGGTTCTTCCTTACAGGCTTGATCCTTATGATTGGCGCTGAAATCAATGTCATCTATCATAAGAGGCACTCGAGCTCTTCAACAGATTCCACTTTCTCAGCATAA
- a CDS encoding DUF948 domain-containing protein, giving the protein MMIYLYIGILIVSVSFAILAIYLAKLLSSVSKSMDDLGNTLSEVEQQLHGITKETEEMVQETHLIVDDVKEKTDALTPVFHSLHGLGSSLIQLNRSIEGVPSTLRTYTADHSVKVTEAYHWGTTAMSLYQKWKMTKQQTQV; this is encoded by the coding sequence ATGATGATTTATCTTTATATTGGTATATTAATTGTTTCTGTTTCCTTTGCCATATTAGCCATTTACCTTGCGAAACTGCTTTCGTCAGTATCGAAGTCTATGGATGACTTAGGGAACACACTTTCTGAAGTAGAACAACAACTTCACGGTATTACAAAAGAAACAGAAGAGATGGTTCAGGAAACTCATCTCATTGTAGACGATGTAAAAGAGAAGACAGATGCTCTTACTCCTGTTTTTCACTCATTACATGGTCTAGGTTCTTCCCTTATTCAATTAAATCGATCGATTGAAGGGGTCCCAAGTACATTAAGGACTTATACAGCCGATCATTCCGTTAAAGTGACGGAAGCCTATCATTGGGGCACGACAGCTATGTCTCTTTATCAAAAGTGGAAGATGACCAAACAGCAAACACAAGTATAA
- a CDS encoding DUF948 domain-containing protein translates to MTLVGIGVLIIGIAFAIISIFVARTLNNLAHVLNGVDETVKKLPEQLDGVMNQTAEVLGQSKDTLADVNEKIRTLSPLFYIIGDVGESSRKLTSSLVDMTSSLKKNTSDGRTVVNEENLRGLYGAIAFSYFLTKRKKAMKNALEQTNQQQ, encoded by the coding sequence TTGACGTTAGTAGGAATTGGAGTACTTATTATAGGAATCGCTTTTGCGATCATTTCGATCTTTGTGGCGCGTACCCTTAATAATTTAGCTCACGTGTTAAATGGGGTCGACGAAACGGTTAAGAAATTACCTGAACAACTTGATGGAGTGATGAATCAAACAGCAGAAGTATTAGGGCAAAGCAAAGATACCCTAGCAGATGTGAATGAGAAGATTCGCACGCTTAGTCCCTTGTTTTACATAATCGGCGATGTGGGGGAGTCATCTAGAAAGTTAACTTCCTCATTAGTCGATATGACTTCTTCCTTGAAGAAGAATACTAGTGACGGCAGGACCGTCGTAAATGAAGAAAACTTGCGCGGGTTATACGGTGCTATTGCGTTTAGTTATTTCTTAACGAAACGTAAGAAAGCAATGAAAAATGCACTAGAACAAACCAATCAACAACAATAA